A single genomic interval of Coccidioides posadasii str. Silveira chromosome 1, complete sequence harbors:
- the TIM54 gene encoding mitochondrial import inner membrane translocase subunit tim54 (BUSCO:285977at4751~EggNog:ENOG410PGC5~COG:U~TransMembrane:1 (o45-62i)~BUSCO:8477at33183), with product MADSSTPSTPPPQNGAPKAAPKPQNPALRMLGLPNLRLKLPSRNWMIFLTVTGSFFGALIYDRREKKRVQEKWSNLVAHIAKEPIPTNETRRKLTIFLAAPPGDGLMSARDHFREYVKPILVSGAMDYEVIEGRREGDIRAALAKKIRKFRQTAGEGPPLEEDDHETSMRRVRELFGTHDEPGVKGDVVIGRHTWKEYVRGLHEGWLGPVNPIVAEPEFVPPTTEKVAETGPNSQTTDDGSNTAEVDKKDEKEKEEKKPEAKKPKGPTLTYLLPSLYSSQELPPSLPDEFQPSSPLAFPHILGFLNTPIRIKRFLTRRYLADSVGRDVAAIVLASSYRPYSDNYQSTSLESTDSDSPTSSSSLSYEQQHVLEQEEKEWHKSVHKTPENPDLKEREWLDDVVIDPRIGARMRRFTLSPEEEERAQRIAEGKEWVLGEEKPVPIPTWTKLWNKYGWGEDDTRGKPY from the exons ATGGCCGACTCGAGCACTCCTTCAACCCCGCCTCCGCAAAATGGTGCCCCGAAGGCGGCCCCGAAGCCGCAGAATCCCGCTCTTAGGATGCTTG GTCTCCCGAATTTACGACTAAAACTTCCGTCGCGGAATTGGATGATATTTCTCACAGTCACCGGGTCTTTTTTTGGGGCTTTGATATACGACCGCCGGGAGAAGAAACGAGTCCAAGAGAAATGGTCCAACTTGGTCGCCCATATAGCCAAAGAGCCTATCCCCACGAATGAGACACGGCGGAAACTTACGATATTTCTCGCAGCACCTCCTGGTGACGGCTTAATGAGCGCCAGGGATCATTTTAGGGAATACGTTAAGCCAATTTTAGTCTCCGGAGCGATGGACTACGAAGTGATAGAAGGTAGAAGGGAAGGTGATATCAGAGCGGCTCTCGCTAAAAAGATTCGAAAGTTTCGACAGACGGCTGGTGAAGGCCCCCCTTTGGAAGAAGATGACCATGAAACCTCAATGAGACGGGTACGGGAGCTGTTCGGAACACATGATGAACCTGGTGTCAAGGGCGACGTTGTTATCGGTCGGCATACGTGGAAAGAATACGTTCGTGGACTCCATGAAGGGTGGCTCGGACCTGTTAATCCTATTGTCGCGGAGCCCGAATTCGTCCCACCAACGACCGAGAAAGTGGCCGAAACTGGACCTAACTCTCAAACCACCGATGATGGCTCGAATACGGCTGAAGTGGACAAGAAGgacgaaaaggaaaaagaggaaaagaagccCGAGGCCAAGAAACCAAAGGGCCCGACGCTTACATACCTCCTACCATCGCTCTACTCTTCGCAAGAACTTCCGCCTTCCCTGCCCGACGAATTCCAACCTTCATCGCCACTTGCCTTCCCGCATATCCTAGGATTCCTCAATACCCCTATTCGAATTAAACGATTCCTCACCCGTCGCTACCTGGCAGACAGTGTTGGCAGAGACGTTGCTGCAATTGTCCTCGCATCTTCATACAGGCCATACTCAGACAACTATCAATCCACAAGCTTAGAATCTACTGACTCCGACTCACCgacatcatcgtcatcacTCAGCTACGAACAACAACATGTACTCGagcaagaagagaaagagtgGCACAAATCAGTGCATAAGACCCCCGAGAACCCAGATCTTAAAGAGCGAGAATGGCTTGATGATGTAGTAATAGATCCGCGGATTGGCGCACGAATGAGGCGTTTTACTCTTTCAccggaggaggaggagagagcACAGCGCATAGCAGAGGGTAAAGAGTGGGTTCTCGGGGAGGAGAAACCTGTTCCGATACCGACATGGACAAAACTATGGAATAAATACGGATGGGGCGAGGATGATACTCGAGGAAAGCCATACTGA
- a CDS encoding uncharacterized protein (EggNog:ENOG410PPC2~COG:T): MAESLPSEAERIYYPESDVEDLEGYRPGGYHPTLIGDTFCGGRYKIVHKLGFGGYSTIWLAHDQQLQCYVSLKILVAGASQGSNEGEILCLLAKGTLNCFGRRFIPTLLDQFSFDGPNGHHLCLVGEPAGCSIANSKENSTNFMFPRDAARSIAAQLIMGLNYLHANDVCHGDLHLDNFLLHVPGFDNLSTAELYKRHGKPYEVPTRRLDGKSSTPHAPPHVIYPMIWNMPANEVMDPEIIISDYGTSFIASKTPSPTLHTPALYSPPEEFFNEHITTAADVWTLGVVLYDAMGERPLFETFSWDPDDIIAEMVNTLGQLPARWWGSWTNRSEFFNLDGSWITNFQRIGTPVFRRLHQRMWDMGRGETPETCEWDVAGGELKALEDMLRAMMAFEPVERPTAKQLMMSEYMVKWAMPAWQRQMKRKLPS, encoded by the exons ATGGCTGAGTCACTGCCTTCGGAAGCCGAAAGGATTTACTACCCCGAGTCAGATGTGGAGGATTTGGAAGGATACAGGCCCGGCGGGTACCATCCAACTCTCATTGGAGATACCTTTTGCGGGGGTCGCTACAAGATAGTTCACAAGCTTGGATTTGGTGGTTATTCAACAATCTGGCTCGCCCATGACCAGCAGCTCCAGTGCTATGTATCACTGAAGATACTTGTTGCAGGAGCTTCACAGGGCAGTAATGAGGGTGAAATTCTCTGTCTATTGGCAAAAGGTACACTGAATTGTTTTGGAAGGCGGTTTATCCCAACCTTGCTTGACCAGTTCTCTTTTGATGGTCCCAATGGGCATCATCTGTGCTTGGTAGGAGAGCCTGCCGGCTGCAGCATAGCCAATTCGAAggagaacagtacaaacttTATGTTTCCACGAGATGCTGCCAGATCCATTGCTGCCCAGCTCATCATGGGCTTGAACTATCTGCATGCGAACGATGTATGCCATGGAG ATCTCCATCTGGACAACTTTCTTCTTCATGTCCCAGGCTTTGACAATTTAAGTACAGCTGAACTGTACAAGCGCCATGGCAAACCATATGAGGTTCCTACCCGGCGCCTTGATGGAAAGTCTAGTACACCCCATGCGCCACCGCATGTCATTTATCCCATGATTTGGAACATGCCTGCGAATGAGGTGATGGATCCTGAGATTATTATCTCAGACTATGGGACgtcttttattgcttcaaaaACGCCGTCTCCAACGCTTCACACGCCTGCCCTATATTCCCCgccagaagaattcttcaACGAACACATCACCACTGCAGCTGATGTATGGACGCTGGGTGTTGTTCTATATGATGCCATGGGCGAACGGCCTCTCTTTGAAACCTTTTCATGGGATCCAGACGACATCATTGCTGAGATGGTCAACACCTTGGGACAACTGCCCGCACGATGGTGGGGCTCCTGGACTAACCGCTCTGAGTTCTTCAACCTAGATGGTTCATGGATCACCAACTTCCAGCGCATCGGCACACCTGTATTCCGTCGTCTTCATCAACGGATGTGGGATATGGGCCGGGGTGAGACGCCGGAGACCTGTGAATGGGATGTTGCTGGTGGCGAGCTTAAAGCTCTAGAGGATATGCTGAGGGCTATGATGGCATTTGAACCAGTGGAAAGACCGACGGCGAAGCAGCTCATGATGTCTGAGTACATGGTGAAGTGGGCCATGCCAGCGTGGCAGAGGCAGATGAAGCGAAAATTACCATCCTGA
- the TFB1 gene encoding RNA polymerase II transcription factor B subunit 1 (BUSCO:181890at4751~EggNog:ENOG410PKJY~COG:K,L~BUSCO:4136at33183), with the protein MAPAPASAEVSYKKKDGILSLSRDGQSVSWTPKASGGPVAGFTLQVANLSHLQQTPVTSAKVMLKIFVKQPGTPGAGNAAPGAPEQYVFTFTSATNARGEADTIKNVLNTGIQAAKSSHAPVPAGQSAAMAIAKAVISTTSEKPIWYDDNKLKTDDQLQLSLLSSDPNLRRVFAESLRTKPESVTSGQLREQFWSSRIHLLRAHAIEKAQARGSYNVLASLKPRVENSVTKLNISKEQIQLMFNQHPLVKRAYDENVPRLTEEEFWSRFFQSRLFKKLRGERITESDATDSLLDKYLRVDEHGERHPVANVPHIIDLEANEDNAKRYGNRPNFDMRPSPLEKVPIIRTLNALSEKIMANVAPIDRDPSAPIGMDEETFNQLQLRDLRGDEEQNWTILNIKDQSRFFAATKDAESEEARIFANQDPAAILKSLQVDVTKTYPDRGTGVPLGQLVEPEEDDSDEDESHPKKEPVGSKASLARASAQIFEAIRERRTQADSASDSRTCGLSQTVFDSLTLTHATTTEFLHQFWQAFLSGNPDRVSEITSLVESLNRAMDRIKAVANEAEAERQAEVEKLKQHAREVMAATGRNIRPNLKGVEGGRKVVNQLMAPTMNALGKAIAEYKYALAQQTKDAALV; encoded by the exons ATGGCGCCTGCTCCGGCTAGTGCGGAAGTATCatataaaaagaaagatggAATCTTGTCCCTGTCTCGTGACGGACAGTCCGTCTCGTGGACACCAAAGGCAAGCGGCGGTCCAGTGGCCGGGTTTACGCTTCAGGTTGCGAATCTCAGCC ATCTCCAGCAAACCCCGGTCACTAGCGCGAAAGTAATGCTTAAGATTTTTGTAAAGCAACCAGGAACGCCCGGCGCTGGAAACGCTGCCCCCGGGGCGCCAGAACAATATGTTTTTACCTTCACGTCTGCAACGAATGCCCGTGGCGAGGCGGATACAATTAAAAATGTTCTCAATACGGGCATTCAAGCGGCGAAAAGTTCACACGCCCCTGTACCGGCGGGACAGTCGGCGGCTATGGCGATAGCCAAGGCGGTAATTTCTACTACGAGCGAGAAGCCGATTTGGTACGATGACAATAAACTGAAGACGGATGACCAGTTGCAGCTGTCTCTGTTGAGTTCAGACCCGAATCTACGACGGGTCTTCGCAGAATCTCTACGCACAAAGCCAGAATCTGTCACGAGTGGACAGCTCAGGGAACAGTTCTGGTCTTCTCGGATACATCTACTTCGTGCCCATGCCATTGAAAAGGCCCAGGCTCGCGGCTCATATAATGTACTTGCTTCACTCAAGCCACGGGTGGAGAATAGTGTGACCAAGTTAAACATTAGTAAAGAACAAATACAACTGATGTTCAACCAACACCCGTTGGTTAAGCGGGCCTATGATGAGAATGTTCCTAGGTTGACAGAGGAAGAGTTCTGGTCTCGATTCTTTCAAAGCAGACTCTTTAAAAAGTTGAGAGGCGAGCGAATCACGGAATCAGATGCTACAGACTCGTTACTAGATAAATACCTTAGGGTCGACGAGCATGGGGAGCGACATCCGGTGGCAAACGTACCGCATATTATCGATCTCGAAGCGAATGAAGACAACGCTAAGCGCTATGGTAATCGCCCGAATTTCGACATGAGACCATCGCCCCTGGAAAAGGTTCCTATCATCCGAACACTGAATGCTCTGAGTGAGAAGATCATGGCCAACGTCGCGCCAATTGACCGTGATCCATCAGCGCCTATTGGAATGGATGAAGAGACTTTTAATCAACTGCAACTGCGGGATCTTCGCGGAGACGAAGAGCAGAATTGGACCATTTTGAATATCAAGGATCAGAGTAGATTCTTTGCGGCAACGAAGGACGCGGAAAGCGAGGAGGCCCGCATCTTTGCCAACCAAGATCCAGCCGCGATTTTAAAGTCTCTGCAAGTTGACGTAACCAAAACATACCCTGATAGAGGAACTGGCGTACCACTGGGTCAACTTGTTGAGCCCGAAGAAGACGATAGTGACGAGGACGAATCACACCCTAAAAAGGAGCCTGTCGGCTCGAAAGCTAGTCTAGCCAGAGCATCAGCCCAGATCTTCGAGGCCATTCGAGAGAGGAGAACACAAGCTGATTCCGCATCAGATTCCAGGACCTGTGGCTTATCGCAAACAGTTTTTGACAGCCTCACGCTAACCCATGCCACGACTACAGAGTTTCTGCATCAATTCTGGCAAGCCTTTCTCTCTGGAAATCCAGATCGCGTTTCCGAGATCACCTCCTTGGTTGAATCTCTTAATCGGGCGATGGATCGGATCAAAGCTGTGGCTAACGAGGCTGAGGCTGAGAGGCAGGCCGAGGTTGAGAAACTCAAGCAGCACGCCAGAGAAGTGATGGCTGCGACTGGCAGAAATATTCGACCGAACCTGAAAGGGGTGGAAGGAGGTCGGAAGGTGGTAAATCAATTGATGGCGCCCACCATGAATGCATTGGGAAAGGCTATTGCAGAGTATAAATACGCTCTTGCACAGCAGACCAAGGATGCAGCTCTTGTATAA
- a CDS encoding uncharacterized protein (EggNog:ENOG410PN72~COG:S~TransMembrane:4 (i12-29o49-75i87-111o117-136i)), which translates to MLASGFSNATLTKYTLVFIVSSSIAVSIADTKYLFYIQVVPHLWSYWQWWRVLIWQMCYTNSTEVLQACMVLYNLRVVERLWGTRKLASFIISTLPYTTLLPPLLLSLLLLPLTLNTLNYLPAGPTAILFALLAQYHAAIPTTYKYHISTSTGASNSQALTLRFSDKSTVYFLAFQLSLSQFPHSLLPAAVGWIIGCAWRAELLPGRFSSPSWRIPPWVYGGQESAFDRRQRSDITGQTQTSHGSEAERYEGLRRRLEGESRAAAAATGERVYGSGSGVDGGDTQRRGPLAGQILDRFRGAF; encoded by the exons ATGTTAGCATCCGGCTTTAGCAATGCGACTCTCACTAAATATACTCTCGTCTTCATTGTCTCGTCCTCCATTGCGGTGAGCATCGCAGACACGAAGTATCTCTTCTACATCCAAGTCGTGCCGCATCTATGGAGCTACTGGCAGTGGTGGAGGGTTTTAATTTGGCAG ATGTGCTACACCAATTCTACAGAAGTTCTGCAGGCATGTATGGTTCTCTACAATCTGCGCGTGGTGGAACGATTATGGGGAACAAGGAAGCTTGCT AGCTTCATCATCTCGACACTTCCCTATACTACCCTCCTCCCGCCTCTACTGCTatccctcctcctcctccccctcaCCCTAAACACCCTCAACTACCTCCCTGCCGGCCCAACCGCAATCCTCTTCGCCCTTTTGGCCCAATATCACGCCGCCATTCCAACAACCTACAAATATCACATATCTACCTCCACCGGCGCTTCCAATTCCCAGGCCCTAACCCTCCGCTTCAGCGACAAATCCACAGTCTACTTCCTCGCCTTCCAGCTCTCCCTCTCCCAGTTCCCACACTCCCTCCTCCCTGCAGCCGTAGGCTGGATAATTGGCTGCGCCTGGCGTGCAGAGCTTCTCCCGGGCCGGTTCTCCTCTCCATCCTGGCGGATTCCACCCTGGGTCTACGGCGGTCAGGAAAGTGCGTTTGATCGACGTCAGCGGAGTGACATTACAGGACAAACCCAAACATCACACGGATCAGAGGCAGAACGCTACGAAGGGCTGCGGCGACGATTAGAGGGCGAGAGTCGTGCTGCTGCAGCGGCGACGGGGGAAAGAGTCTACGGAAGTGGAAGTGGAGTTGACGGTGGGGATACGCAGCGACGGGGCCCGTTGGCCGGACAGATATTAGATCGATTTCGAGGGGCGTTTTAG
- a CDS encoding uncharacterized protein (EggNog:ENOG410PJWH~COG:B~BUSCO:8480at33183), which translates to MATSNGPMGTSNVRSSTLRQTRTNPSRQSKTAGRTSILNHVVNPFNNHAHNPSLAGGPGNGGAGSYAGGGGQYRAASQHPAGLYPGIHHFTDAIDALPREFRRHTSLLNEVDGKAFALEAQLPKLLQVAAELISEPFPIHGSVDAKSAQGFQTDGLQTESPERSAARRQAFQNIRNTLTDLLPTMDEKNHVARNAFLSLKKDVNRLEMIYPYVENEISEEARTGSRTHWAYLNKPTKASGTAGSERPRREAATRDRDADETHRESRREAGGRKQRRNQVEPEVDESRVRKGNIPAKSRAGAGEASQVNQNVAASAGPSKRRRIEKAVPTPTSAAMERSASAATNAGRSGVKESPVPEFGKKRSRAQNVTASSRKSTPPPSASNRPQSARLQQTAAAASNGRQRPSSATSNRNLNSSTSLGLGPAHLDRSSNPASIADKGILDIKAPAPKDSSSGPRVEPSSPGAAVSSKTGVNSVEPKADSMVITKPGERDTQREVSLTIATATTAKMEPQDAVNTHSPIPPSVTSKGRSSKTSTPVVSTFAESQRSSRPSRATAAAAAAAEGSNHAPTTKRSHKKGAGNTGTAAATARQLALAAANAAEDEDSSRHGDDEDDEGELRYCYCNQISFGDMIACDMENCPREWFHLSCVGLTRPPSKSVKWYCNECKETMKKGKSNGR; encoded by the exons ATGGCCACCTCGAACGGCCCCATGGGCACATCCAACGTCCGTTCCTCCACCCTCCGCCAAACCCGCACCAACCCCAGCCGTCAATCTAAAACCGCCGGCCGAACATCCATCCTGAACCACGTCGTCAACCCATTCAACAATCACGCCCACAACCCCAGCCTAGCAGGCGGACCTGGCAACGGCGGAGCTGGATCTTACGCCGGGGGCGGTGGCCAGTACCGCGCTGCGAGCCAGCACCCGGCCGGGCTATATCCCGGAATCCACCACTTCACTGATGCGATCGATGCATTGCCCAGAGAGTTCCGGAGGCATACGTCGTTGCTGAATGAAGTGGATGGGAAGGCGTTTGCGTTGGAAGCACAGCTGCCGAAGTTGTTGCAGGTTGCGGCAGAGTTAATTTCGGAGCCGTTTCCGATTCATGGGTCGGTTGATGCGAAGAGTGCGCAGGGGTTCCAGACT GATGGTCTACAGACAGAATCACCGGAGAGATCGGCTGCGAGGAGGCAGGCTTTTCAGAATATTCGGAACACCCTCACTGACCTATTACCTACCATGGACGAGAAAAATCACGTCGCTCGAAACGCATTCCTCTCTCTTAAGAAAGATGTCAACCGGTTGGAGATGATTTATCCTTATGTTGAAAACGAAATCTCCGAGGAAGCTCGGACTGGAAGCCGCACGCACTGGGCATACCTCAATAAACCTACTAAAGCTAGTGGAACAGCTGGATCGGAACGTCCAAGGCGAGAGGCTGCGACAAGAGATCGTGATGCAGACGAAACACATCGCGAATCCAGAAGAGAAGCAGGTGGCAGAAAGCAACGTCGCAATCAGGTTGAACCGGAGGTAGATGAGTCGCGTGTTCGCAAAGGTAACATTCCCGCGAAGAGTCGTGCTGGAGCTGGAGAGGCTTCACAGGTCAATCAGAACGTTGCTGCGTCCGCAGGACCGTCGAAGAGGAGGCGTATTGAAAAAGCAGTGCCCACACCAACATCTGCAGCAATGGAACGCTCGGCAAGTGCTGCGACAAACGCGGGTAGATCGGGTGTCAAAGAATCGCCTGTCCCTGAATTCGGCAAAAAGAGATCTCGGGCTCAAAACGTTACCGCTTCGTCGCGGAAAAG TACTCCTCCCCCAAGCGCCTCCAACCGGCCTCAATCCGCTCGTTTGCAACAAACTGCTGCTGCCGCGAGCAATGGCCGCCAGCGACCTTCATCTGCTACTTCCAACCGGAACCTCAATTCTAGTACGTCTCTTGGACTTGGACCCGCCCATCTGGACCGTTCTTCTAACCCGGCCTCCATTGCAGATAAAGGTATTTTGGACATAAAAGCTCCCGCGCCCAAGGATTCATCATCTGGCCCTAGAGTCGAGCCTAGTTCCCCCGGTGCTGCTGTTTCCTCCAAAACCGGTGTTAATAGTGTCGAGCCGAAAGCTGATTCCATGGTCATTACCAAACCAGGCGAACGAGACACACAGCGCGAAGTTTCCCTTACTATCGCCACAGCTACCACAGCCAAAATGGAACCCCAGGATGCTGTCAATACCCACTCTCCCATCCCACCTAGTGTCACTTCTAAGGGCCGCTCTTCAAAGACTTCTACCCCCGTTGTATCTACGTTTGCGGAGTCGCAACGATCCTCCAGGCCATCTCGAGCCACCGCGGCTGCAGCGGCTGCTGCTGAAGGGTCCAACCATGCTCCTACCACTAAACGCTCCCACAAGAAAGGAGCGGGTAATACTGGTACTGCAGCTGCTACTGCCAGACAATTGGCGCTGGCGGCTGCCAATGCCGCTGAGGACGAGGACTCTTCTAGACATGGAGATGACGAGGATGATGAAGGGGAGCTGAGGTATTGTTACTGTAACCAAATCAGCTTTGGAGACATGATTGCGTGCGATATGGAGAATTGTCCCAGGGAGTGGTTCCATTTGTCGTGTGTGGGGCTGACAAGGCCGCCGTCAAAGAGTG TCAAGTGGTATTGCAACGAATGCAAGGAGACCATGAAGAAGGGCAAGTCAAATGGCAGATAA
- the KGD1 gene encoding 2-oxoglutarate dehydrogenase E1 component (EggNog:ENOG410PFJN~COG:C~BUSCO:617at33183): MLRATRSSSSKVSEVAGLLRKTPYVRNARCIASSSKPTSLSARANFGLATRRPLALVAAQEAWKQRRQYAIAAEETNKGVDPNDSFLQGNTADYIDEMYLAWRKDPSSVHISWQTYFHNIEEGNMPISQAFQPPPTLVPTPTGGVPQHMPTSRTAAGAEVSNHLKVQLLVRAYQARGHHKAKIDPLGIRGEAESFGYSKPKELELEHYGFTEADLDQEFALGPGILPRFETETRKKMTLREIIGACERIYCGSFGIEYIHIPDREPCDWIRDRVEIPQPYKYSVDEKRRILDRLIWSTSFEAFLATKFPNDKRFGLEGCETLVPGMKALIDRSVDYGIKDIVIGMPHRGRLNVLSNVVRKPNESIFSEFTGTAEPSDEGSGDVKYHLGMNFERPTPSGKRVQLSLVANPSHLEAEDPVVLGKTRAIQHYNNDEKNFNSAMGVLLHGDAAFAAQGIVYETMGFHSLPAYSTGGTIHIIVNNQIGFTTDPRFARSTPYCSDIAKAIEAPVFHVNADDVEAVNFVCQLAADWRAQFKSDVVIDIVCYRKQGHNETDQPAFTQPLMYKRIADQTTQLDKYVNKLLQENTFTKEDIEEHKKWVWGMLNDSFDRSKEYQPTSREWLTSAWNGFKSPKELATEVLPHLPTGVSRDTLRMIGDKIGETPQGFSVHRNLKRILANRKKTVDEGNNIDWATAEALAFGTLCNEGHHVRVSGQDVERGTFSQRHAVLHDQQNEATYTPLQHISENQGTFVISNSSLSEFGVLGFEYGYSLTSPNALVMWEAQFGDFANNAQCIIDQFIASGEVKWLQRSGLVMSLPHGYDGQGPEHSSGRLERYLQLSNEDPRVFPSPDKIDRQHQDCNMQIAYMTTPSNLFHILRRQINRQFRKPLVIFFSKSLLRHPLCRSSIEEFTGDSHFRWIIPETEHGKSIAEPEKIERVILCSGQVWAALVKHRDANGIKNTAITRIEQLNPFPWQQLKENLDSYPNAKDIVWCQEEPLNAGAWSFVQPRIETLLNNTEHHNRRHVLYAGRNPSASVATGLKASHIKEEQELLQDAFTVHQDKLKGE; encoded by the exons ATGTTGCGAGCTACTAGATCGTCGTCTTCTAAAGTCTCAGAGGTCGCTGGCCTCTTGAGAAAAACACCGTACGTGCGCAATGCGCGATGCATCGCCTCCTCTTCGAAACCCACGTCGCTTTCCGCTCGTGCGAACTTTGGCCTTGCGACACGAAGACCGCTGGCGCTGGTTGCTGCCCAGGAAGCCTGGAAGCAGCGGAGGCAATATGCGATCGCCGCTGAAGAAACGAATAAAGGGGTG GATCCCAATGACTCGTTCCTTCAAGGCAACACTGCGGACTATATCGACGAGATGTATCTCGCGTGGAGAAAAGACCCGTCCAGCGTCCACATCTCGTGGCAGACGTACTTCCACAACATCGAAGAGGGAAATATGCCCATCTCCCAGGCCTTCCAGCCTCCCCCGACTCTCGTCCCAACCCCTACCGGCGGAGTTCCCCAGCACATGCCCACCTCCCGCACCGCTGCCGGAGCCGAAGTGTCGAACCACCTAAAAGTCCAGCTCCTCGTTCGTGCATACCAGGCGCGTGGCCACCACAAGGCGAAGATCGATCCGTTGGGCATCCGCGGAGAGGCTGAATCGTTCGGATATTCCAAACCCAAGGAATTGGAACTGGAGCACTATGGATTTACGGAAGCTGATCTGGATCAAGAGTTTGCGCTTGGTCCCGGCATTCTTCCTCGTTTTGAGACAGAGACGAGAAAAAAGATGACCCTTCGCGAGATCATTGGGGCTTGCGAGCGGATTTACTGCGGTTCCTTTGGCATCGAGTATATCCACATTCCAGATCGTGAGCCCTGTGACTGGATCCGTGACCGTGTTGAGATACCCCAGCCCTACAAGTACTCCGTCGATGAGAAGCGACGCATTTTGGACCGCCTCATCTGGAGTACCTCTTTCGAAGCTTTCCTCGCGACGAAATTCCCCAACGACAAGCGATTCGGTTTGGAGGGTTGTGAAACTTTGGTTCCCGGAATGAAGGCCTTGATTGACCGAAGCGTCGATTATGGCATCAAGGATATTGTAATCGGTATGCCTCATCGTGGCCGTTTGAACGTTTTAAGTAACGTTGTTCGGAAACCCAACGAGTCGATCTTCAGCGAATTCACCGGTACGGCGGAACCGTCCGATGAAGGCTCTGGAGACGTGAAATACCATCTTGGCATGAACTTTGAACGTCCAACACCCTCCGGCAAACGTGTGCAGCTCTCCCTGGTTGCGAACCCTTCCCATCTTGAAGCCGAAGACCCTGTTGTGCTCGGAAAAACCCGCGCAATCCAGCATTACAACAATGATGAGAAGAATTTCAACAGCGCAATGGGTGTGCTGCTTCATGGTGATGCTGCGTTTGCCGCTCAGGGTATTGTGTACGAGACCATGGGCTTCCACTCACTACCTGCCTACTCGACTGGTGGCACGATCCATATCATTGTGAACAACCAAATTGGTTTCACTACTGATCCCCGTTTCGCTCGCTCCACCCCGTATTGTTCCGATATCGCCAAGGCCATTGAAGCGCCCGTCTTCCACGTTAACGCAGACGACGTCGAAGCTGTCAACTTCGTTTGTCAGTTGGCCGCCGACTGGCGTGCTCAGTTCAAGAGCGATGTAGTCATTGATATTGTTTGCTATCGTAAACAGGGTCACAACGAAACTGACCAGCCCGCTTTCACGCAGCCGTTGATGTATAAGCGTATTGCAGACCAGACTACTCAATTGGACAAATACGTCAACAAGCTCCTCCAGGAGAACACTTTCACCAAGGAGGACATCGAGGAGCACAAGAAGTGGGTCTGGGGAATGCTCAACGATAGCTTTGACCGCAGCAAGGAGTACCAGCCTACCAGCAGAGAATGGCTGACATCTGCCTGGAACGGATTCAAGTCTCCCAAGGAACTTGCCACCGAAGTCCTTCCTCACCTCCCTACTGGCGTCTCTCGTGATACTCTACGCATGATTGGCGACAAGATCGGCGAAACTCCTCAGGGATTCAGTGTTCACCGTAATCTCAAGCGTATCTTGGCGAACAGAAAGAAGACCGTGGACGAAGGAAACAACATCGACTGGGCCACTGCTGAGGCTCTTGCCTTTGGTACCCTTTGCAACGAGGGCCATCATGTCCGTGTCTCCGGTCAAGATGTTGAGCGTGGTACTTTCTCCCAGCGTCATGCGGTTTTGCACGATCAGCAGAACGAGGCCACGTACACGCCTCTGCAGCACATCTCTGAGAATCAGGGAACATTTGTTATCTCTAACTCCTCCCTGAGTGAGTTTGGCGT GCTCGGATTCGAATACGGTTACTCCTTGACCTCGCCCAACGCTCTCGTCATGTGGGAGGCTCAGTTCGGTGACTTTGCCAACAATGCTCAGTGTATCATCGATCAGTTTATCGCCTCCGGTGAAGTGAAATGGCTCCAGCGATCGGGCTTGGTCATGTCTTTGCCCCACGGTTACGATGGTCAAGGCCCTGAGCACTCGTCTGGCAGACTGGAGCGTTATCTCCAGCTTTCCAACGAGGATCCTCGTGTCTTCCCATCACCGGATAAGATTGATCGCCAGCACCAGGACTGCAACATGCAGATTGCCTACATGACTACTCCTTCCAACTTGTTCCACATCCTCCGCAGACAGATCAACCGTCAATTCAGAAAAC CACTCgtgattttcttctcaaAATCCCTCCTGCGTCACCCACTCTGCCGATCTTCGATCGAAGAATTCACTGGAGACTCGCACTTCCGCTGGATCATCCCTGAGACCGAACACGGCAAGTCTATCGCAGAGCCCGAGAAGATCGAGCGTGTCATCCTCTGTTCAGGTCAAGTCTGGGCCGCTCTTGTCAAACACCGTGATGCCAATGGAATCAAGAACACCGCTATTACTCGCATTGAACAACTCAATCCTTTCCCATGGCAGCAACTCAAGGAAAACCTTGACAGCTACCCCAATGCCAAGGACATCGTCTGGTGTCAGGAGGAACCACTCAACGCAGGTGCTTGGAGTTTCGTCCAGCCTCGCATTGAGACTCTGCTGAACAACACCGAGCATCACAACCGCCGCCACGTCCTCTACGCCGGTCGTAACCCAAGTGCCAGTGTCGCTACCGGATTGAAGGCTAGCCACATCAAAGAAGAGCAGGAATTGTTGCAGGATGCATTTACTGTGCATCAGGATAAATTGAAGGGGGAGTAG